From a region of the Branchiostoma floridae strain S238N-H82 chromosome 13, Bfl_VNyyK, whole genome shotgun sequence genome:
- the LOC118428836 gene encoding brain protein I3-like, producing MTDKPPPYAPPAYNGGYQNQGYSQMGQGYQAQQPGYPGGYGTGAPPGYQPLPQGMSQPSYMGTQTTVTVQPQPTTSVVVVGGCPACRVGVLEDDYTCLGICCAIAFFPIGVLCCLALRQRRCPNCGAIFG from the exons ATGACGGACAAACCGCCCCCATATGCGCCACCAGCATACAACG GTGGATATCAGAACCAGGGGTACTCACAGATGGGGCAGGGGTACCAGGCACAGCAGCCCGGGTACCCAGGGGGGTACGGCACAGGAGCACCCCCGGGGTACCAGCCCCTACCTCAGGGGATGTCACAGCCCTCCTACATGGGCACCCAGACAACAGTCACAGTCCAGCCACAGCCTACAACATCAGTGGTGGTAGTAG GTGGTTGCCCTGCGTGCAGAGTGGGCGTACTGGAAGATGACTACACGTGTCTCGGGATCTGCTGCGCCATCGCGTTCTTCCCCATCGGGGTCCTGTGCTGCCTGGCGCTGAGACAGAGGAGATGTCCCAACTGTGGGGCCATCTTCGGTTAA